A DNA window from Camelina sativa cultivar DH55 chromosome 17, Cs, whole genome shotgun sequence contains the following coding sequences:
- the LOC104754759 gene encoding probable fructokinase-2 produces MTSSTVDKGLIVSFGEMLIDFVPTESGVSLSESQGFLKAPGGAPANVAIAVSRLGGRAAFVGKLGDDEFGHMLAEILRKNGVADQGINFDKGARTALAFVTLRSDGEREFMFYRNPSADMLLRPDELNLELIRSAKVFHYGSISLITEPCRSAHMKAMEVAKEAGALLSYDPNLREPLWPSPEEARTQIMSIWDKADVIKVSDVELEFLTGNKTIDDETAMSLWHPNLKLLLVTLGEKGCRYYTKGFHGSVETFHVDAVDTTGAGDSFVGALLNQIVDDQSVFEEEERLRQVLRFANACGAITTTKKGAIPALPSDCEALSFLKGQVD; encoded by the exons ATGACTTCATCCACCGTCGATAAAGGTCTCATCGTCAGCTTCGGTGAGATGCTCATTGACTTCGTCCCTACCGAATCCGGCGTCTCCCTCTCCGAATCTCAAGGGTTTCTCAAAGCCCCCGGCGGTGCTCCTGCCAACGTGGCCATCGCGGTTTCGCGTCTCGGAGGTCGTGCCGCATTCGTAGGTAAACTCGGTGACGATGAGTTTGGCCATATGCTTGCCGAAATCTTGAGGAAGAACGGTGTCGCTGATCAGGGGATCAATTTCGACAAAGGAGCAAGAACTGCACTCGCCTTCGTGACTCTGCGTTCTGACGGAGAACGAGAGTTTATGTTCTACCGGAACCCCAGCGCCGATATGCTTCTCCGTCCAGACGAGCTCAATCTTGAACTAATCAGATCC GCGAAAGTGTTCCACTATGGATCAATAAGTTTGATAACGGAGCCATGTAGGTCAGCTCACATGAAGGCAATGGAAGTGGCGAAAGAAGCCGGAGCTCTTCTTTCGTATGACCCCAACTTGAGGGAACCTCTATGGCCATCACCTGAGGAAGCTCGGACTCAGATCATGAGTATCTGGGACAAGGCTGATGTCATTAAGGTCAGTGACGTGGAGCTTGAGTTCTTGACTGGTAACAAAACGATCGATGATGAGACAGCTATGTCTCTGTGGCATCCCAATCTGAAGCTTTTGCTTGTTACTCTCGGCGAAAAGGGATGTCGTTATTACACTAAG GGTTTCCATGGATCTGTTGAAACTTTTCATGTGGACGCGGTGGATACTACCGGGGCTGGTGATTCTTTCGTTGGTGCGCTTCTAAACCAGATTGTTGATGATCAATCTGTATTTGAG gaggaagagagattgagaCAAGTGCTGAGATTTGCAAACGCTTGTGGAGCCATCACAACGACTAAAAAAGGAGCCATTCCAGCTCTTCCTTCAGACTGTGAAGCTCTCAGCTTTCTTAAAGGACAAGTAGACTAG